From Roseisolibacter agri, a single genomic window includes:
- the mdh gene encoding malate dehydrogenase, translating to MVNKITVVGAGNVGATTAQRIAEKELARTVVMVDVAEGIPQGKGLDQWQSAPIEGFDSRVIGSNGYDETAGSDIVVITAGIARKPGMSRDDLLNTNAGIVKQVSEQIKATSPNAIVIVVSNPLDVMCYVAKEVTGFPRERVIGMAGVLDTARYRGFLAEAMDVSVRDIQAMVLGGHGDTMVPLISYTSVSGIPVTQLLAKDKLDAIVDRTRNGGAEIVKHLKTGSAYYAPSAGAVQMVEAIVNDQRRILPCAAWLEGEYGMSGLYLGVPCKLGRGGLLQVVEVELTDAERAALEQSAQAVRDPMAAIKL from the coding sequence ATGGTCAACAAGATCACGGTGGTGGGCGCCGGGAACGTCGGCGCCACGACCGCGCAGCGCATCGCGGAGAAGGAGCTCGCCCGCACCGTCGTGATGGTCGACGTCGCGGAAGGCATTCCGCAGGGGAAGGGCCTCGACCAGTGGCAGTCGGCGCCGATCGAAGGGTTCGACTCGCGCGTCATCGGCTCGAACGGCTACGACGAGACGGCGGGCTCGGACATCGTCGTGATCACGGCGGGCATCGCGCGCAAGCCGGGCATGTCGCGCGACGACCTGCTGAACACGAACGCCGGCATCGTCAAGCAGGTCAGCGAGCAGATCAAGGCGACGTCGCCGAACGCGATCGTCATCGTCGTGTCGAACCCGCTCGACGTGATGTGCTACGTCGCGAAGGAAGTCACGGGCTTCCCGCGCGAGCGCGTGATCGGCATGGCGGGCGTCCTCGACACGGCGCGCTATCGCGGCTTCCTCGCCGAGGCGATGGACGTCTCGGTGCGCGACATCCAGGCGATGGTGCTGGGCGGCCACGGCGACACGATGGTCCCGCTCATCAGCTACACGAGCGTCAGCGGGATCCCGGTCACGCAGCTGCTCGCGAAGGACAAGCTCGACGCGATCGTCGACCGCACGCGCAACGGCGGCGCCGAGATCGTGAAGCACCTCAAGACGGGCTCCGCGTACTACGCGCCGTCGGCCGGCGCGGTGCAGATGGTCGAGGCGATCGTCAACGACCAGCGCCGCATCCTCCCGTGCGCCGCGTGGCTGGAAGGCGAGTACGGGATGTCGGGCCTCTACCTCGGCGTGCCGTGCAAGCTGGGCAGGGGTGGGCTGCTGCAGGTGGTGGAGGTCGAGCTGACGGACGCCGAGCGCGCGGCGCTCGAGCAGAGCGCGCAGGCGGTGCGCGACCCGATGGCCGCGATCAAGCTCTGA
- the moaA gene encoding GTP 3',8-cyclase MoaA, translating to MIAAAAAADVERALRDQHGRRIEYLRVSVTDRCNFRCVYCMPLAGLPWLPRETLLTDDEIVQVVRELAPLGLRRVRLTGGEPTLRPGLVDLVARLREVAAIEDLSLSTNGTRLAPIADDLRRAGLDRVNVSVDSLRPERIAELARRREPFDPIAALEAAQAAGLAPIKINVVVIAGRNDDELEMLAALTLDRPWHVRFIELMPVGELAEMEAATGRDPLALVVPSDDVLARLSAMGRTLGRPLQAGGAPARGNGPAAYHRFAGAAGSVGVITPMTHTYCGSCNRVRLTADGRLRTCLYGDHEVGLRDALRAGRPLGPLVHEALAGKPLEHALLTRRIGGLRALSEVGG from the coding sequence GTGATCGCCGCCGCCGCGGCCGCGGACGTCGAGCGCGCGCTGCGCGACCAGCATGGCCGGCGCATCGAGTACCTGCGCGTCTCGGTCACGGACCGGTGCAACTTCCGCTGCGTCTACTGCATGCCGCTGGCGGGGCTGCCGTGGCTGCCGCGCGAGACGCTGCTCACCGACGACGAGATCGTGCAGGTGGTGCGCGAGCTGGCTCCGCTCGGCCTGCGGCGCGTGCGACTCACGGGCGGCGAGCCGACGCTGCGCCCCGGGCTCGTCGACCTCGTGGCGCGGCTGCGCGAGGTCGCGGCGATCGAGGATCTCTCGCTGTCGACCAACGGGACGCGGCTGGCGCCGATCGCCGACGACCTGCGGCGCGCGGGGCTCGACCGCGTGAACGTGAGCGTCGACTCGCTGCGCCCGGAGCGCATCGCCGAGCTGGCGCGCCGCCGCGAGCCGTTCGACCCGATCGCCGCGCTCGAGGCCGCGCAGGCGGCGGGGCTCGCGCCCATCAAGATCAACGTCGTCGTCATCGCTGGGCGCAACGACGACGAGCTGGAGATGCTCGCCGCGCTCACGCTCGACCGCCCGTGGCACGTGCGATTCATCGAGCTGATGCCGGTCGGCGAGCTGGCGGAGATGGAGGCGGCGACGGGGCGCGATCCCCTCGCGCTCGTGGTGCCCTCCGACGACGTGCTCGCGCGCCTGTCGGCGATGGGCCGCACGCTCGGCCGGCCGCTGCAGGCGGGCGGGGCCCCGGCGCGCGGGAACGGACCGGCGGCGTATCACCGTTTCGCGGGGGCGGCCGGCAGCGTCGGCGTCATCACGCCGATGACGCACACCTACTGCGGCTCGTGCAACCGCGTGCGGCTCACCGCCGACGGCCGGCTGCGCACGTGCCTGTACGGCGACCACGAGGTCGGGCTGCGCGACGCGCTGCGCGCGGGGCGGCCGCTCGGACCCCTGGTGCACGAGGCGCTGGCGGGGAAGCCGCTCGAGCACGCGCTGCTGACGCGGCGCATCGGCGGGCTGCGCGCGCTCTCGGAAGTCGGCGGCTGA
- a CDS encoding molybdenum cofactor biosynthesis protein MoaE, with the protein MSRVAVSAAVSGRLVRTPISGAALLDAVAHETAGAQTAFLGAVRDHNAGRAVTGIDYAAYEPMADAELAAIAAEAAERWPGVRIAIEHRIGTLAVGEISVGIAVAHAHRAPAFDACRFAIEAIKARVPIWKREHYVDGTRAWVDASTAGAAGAPTTGATP; encoded by the coding sequence GTGTCACGCGTCGCGGTGAGTGCGGCCGTCAGCGGGCGCCTCGTGCGCACGCCGATCTCTGGCGCCGCGCTGCTGGACGCCGTCGCGCACGAGACGGCCGGCGCGCAGACGGCCTTCCTCGGCGCGGTACGCGACCACAACGCCGGGCGCGCGGTGACGGGCATCGACTACGCGGCGTACGAGCCCATGGCGGACGCCGAGCTCGCCGCGATCGCCGCGGAGGCCGCGGAGCGGTGGCCCGGCGTGCGCATCGCCATCGAGCATCGCATCGGCACGCTCGCGGTCGGCGAGATCAGCGTCGGCATCGCGGTCGCGCATGCGCATCGCGCGCCCGCGTTCGACGCCTGCCGCTTCGCCATCGAGGCCATCAAGGCGCGCGTGCCGATCTGGAAGCGCGAGCACTACGTCGACGGCACGCGCGCCTGGGTGGACGCGTCGACCGCGGGCGCCGCCGGCGCGCCGACGACCGGAGCCACGCCGTGA
- a CDS encoding MoaD/ThiS family protein, whose amino-acid sequence MRVSVLLFASYADALGPGPLPLELPAGATAADVVTALRARPGAVALPPAPMLAVNARWAAPATALADGDEVALLPPVAGG is encoded by the coding sequence ATGCGCGTAAGTGTGCTGCTCTTCGCCTCTTATGCCGACGCACTCGGACCGGGCCCGCTGCCGCTGGAGCTGCCCGCCGGCGCGACGGCCGCCGACGTCGTGACCGCGCTGCGCGCGCGCCCCGGCGCCGTCGCGCTGCCGCCCGCGCCCATGCTCGCGGTGAACGCGCGCTGGGCCGCGCCGGCCACCGCGCTCGCCGACGGCGACGAGGTCGCGCTGCTGCCGCCGGTCGCGGGCGGATGA
- a CDS encoding HU family DNA-binding protein — protein MTKADLVERVTASIARTAGPTISKKDCARVVDAFLESIKDALHEQRNIEVRGFGTFKIRQRKTRMARNPRTGSPVEVSARPVPVFKPSKELRALVAGIDISELHDSDLHDYEHEGAE, from the coding sequence ATGACCAAAGCTGACCTGGTCGAGCGCGTGACCGCGTCCATTGCCCGCACGGCCGGGCCGACCATCTCGAAGAAGGATTGCGCGCGGGTCGTCGACGCATTCCTCGAGTCGATCAAGGACGCGCTGCACGAGCAGCGCAACATCGAGGTCCGCGGGTTCGGCACCTTCAAGATCCGGCAGCGCAAGACGCGGATGGCGCGCAACCCGCGCACGGGATCCCCGGTGGAGGTGTCCGCCCGTCCGGTCCCGGTGTTCAAGCCCTCGAAGGAGCTGCGGGCGCTGGTGGCGGGGATCGACATCAGCGAGCTGCACGACAGCGACCTGCACGACTACGAGCACGAAGGCGCCGAGTGA
- the carA gene encoding glutamine-hydrolyzing carbamoyl-phosphate synthase small subunit, translated as MQKTPGFLLLEDGTLFRGQLIGQSALSVAEVVFTTNMTGYQEVFTDPSYRGQVVVMTAPMIGNYGVNAEDPESAQPQIAGVVMRELSPVHSNWRASGDLASWLGAAGVPILTEVDTRRLTRHLRTVGVMRGAIAAGDEPSAEVLAALDACPSMEGLDLATRVSTKQPYVWGNPQAPQHIVAYDFGIKRNILRLFEEQGCRITVVPSDTPAEDVLAYQPDGVFLSNGPGDPEAVEYAPANIRAIADAEVPMFGICLGHQLLGLTFGGRTLKMPYGHRGGNHPVQELATGHVIITSQNHGFAVAGSAEGVEGAPALEVTHVNLNDGSVEGLAHRELPIFGVQYHPEAAPGPHDARPLFDRFLATVRARAASGQK; from the coding sequence GTGCAGAAGACTCCAGGGTTCCTCCTCCTCGAGGACGGGACCCTTTTTCGCGGCCAGCTGATCGGCCAGTCGGCGCTCTCCGTGGCCGAGGTCGTCTTCACGACCAACATGACGGGGTACCAGGAGGTCTTCACCGACCCCTCGTACCGCGGCCAGGTGGTGGTCATGACCGCGCCCATGATCGGGAACTACGGCGTGAACGCCGAGGATCCGGAGTCGGCGCAGCCGCAGATCGCGGGCGTCGTGATGCGCGAGCTGTCGCCCGTCCACTCGAACTGGCGCGCCAGCGGCGACCTCGCGAGCTGGCTCGGCGCCGCGGGCGTGCCGATCCTCACCGAGGTCGACACGCGGCGCCTGACGCGCCACCTGCGCACCGTGGGCGTGATGCGCGGCGCCATCGCCGCCGGCGACGAGCCGTCGGCCGAGGTGCTGGCGGCGCTCGACGCCTGCCCATCGATGGAGGGGCTGGACCTCGCCACGCGCGTCAGCACGAAGCAGCCGTACGTCTGGGGCAACCCGCAGGCGCCGCAGCACATCGTGGCGTACGACTTCGGCATCAAGCGCAACATCCTGCGCCTGTTCGAGGAGCAGGGGTGCCGGATCACGGTCGTCCCGTCGGATACGCCGGCGGAGGACGTCCTGGCGTACCAGCCGGACGGGGTGTTCCTGTCGAACGGCCCGGGCGACCCCGAGGCCGTCGAGTACGCGCCGGCCAACATCCGGGCGATCGCGGACGCCGAGGTGCCGATGTTCGGCATCTGCCTGGGCCATCAGCTGCTCGGGCTTACCTTCGGTGGCCGGACGCTGAAGATGCCCTACGGCCACCGGGGCGGGAACCATCCGGTGCAGGAGCTGGCGACGGGCCACGTCATCATCACGTCGCAGAACCACGGCTTCGCCGTGGCGGGCTCGGCCGAGGGCGTCGAGGGAGCGCCGGCGCTGGAGGTCACGCACGTGAACCTGAACGACGGGTCGGTGGAGGGGCTGGCGCACCGCGAGCTGCCCATCTTCGGCGTCCAGTACCACCCCGAGGCGGCGCCCGGTCCGCACGACGCGCGCCCGCTCTTCGACCGCTTCCTGGCCACCGTCCGGGCCCGCGCGGCAAGCGGGCAGAAGTGA
- the secG gene encoding preprotein translocase subunit SecG, with the protein MYTFLFVLLILDALVLIAAILLQSGKGGGLAASFGGASSAAESVIGSRQAGNLLTKTSWWAGGIFVGLAFILQLAGSRGRTPESVLDRSFGTAPATQAAPASPNAPAGAAPAVPLTPAGQQPATGTKAPAAPTTPAPRP; encoded by the coding sequence ATGTACACGTTCCTCTTCGTCCTGCTGATCCTCGACGCGCTCGTCCTCATCGCCGCGATCCTGCTGCAGTCGGGCAAGGGCGGCGGGCTCGCGGCGAGCTTCGGCGGCGCCTCGTCGGCGGCCGAGTCGGTGATCGGGAGCCGGCAGGCGGGCAACCTGCTCACGAAGACGAGCTGGTGGGCCGGCGGGATCTTCGTCGGGCTCGCGTTCATCCTGCAGCTGGCCGGCTCGCGCGGCCGCACGCCGGAGTCGGTGCTCGACCGCTCGTTCGGCACCGCGCCCGCCACGCAGGCGGCGCCCGCCTCGCCCAACGCGCCCGCCGGCGCCGCTCCGGCGGTCCCGCTGACGCCCGCCGGCCAGCAGCCGGCCACTGGCACCAAGGCGCCCGCCGCCCCGACGACGCCGGCGCCCCGTCCGTGA
- the tpiA gene encoding triose-phosphate isomerase, producing the protein MLKPIFAANWKMNHGPTEARAFLREFLQQVPRSSDRTLAFFPPALTLHAVQEQLQDRHEILVGVQNVHHEASGAFTGETSVGMARDAGARLVLVGHSERRHVFGETDEQSAKKCELVVRAGLIPMLCVGEKLEEREAGQTEEVVLRQLEAGLSLLDAHHAGNALIAYEPVWAIGTGRTATPQDASTVHGAIRRWLRERVGDRALTMPILYGGSVNRGNAKLLLQAPDIDGLLVGGASLDAGNWAAIVTE; encoded by the coding sequence ATGCTGAAGCCGATCTTCGCCGCCAACTGGAAGATGAACCACGGCCCGACGGAGGCGCGCGCGTTCCTGCGCGAGTTCCTCCAGCAGGTGCCGCGGTCGTCCGACCGCACGCTCGCCTTCTTCCCGCCGGCGCTCACGCTGCACGCGGTGCAGGAGCAGCTGCAGGACCGCCACGAGATCCTCGTCGGCGTGCAGAACGTCCACCACGAGGCCTCGGGCGCCTTCACGGGCGAGACGTCCGTCGGCATGGCCCGCGACGCGGGCGCCCGCCTCGTGCTCGTGGGCCACTCGGAGCGCCGGCACGTGTTCGGCGAAACCGACGAGCAGTCCGCCAAGAAGTGCGAGCTGGTCGTCCGCGCGGGGCTGATCCCGATGCTGTGCGTCGGGGAGAAGCTGGAGGAGCGCGAGGCCGGGCAGACCGAGGAGGTCGTGCTCCGCCAGCTGGAGGCCGGGCTCTCGCTGCTCGACGCGCACCACGCGGGGAACGCGCTGATCGCCTACGAGCCGGTGTGGGCCATCGGCACGGGGCGCACCGCGACGCCGCAGGACGCGTCGACCGTGCACGGCGCCATCCGGCGCTGGCTGCGCGAACGCGTCGGCGACCGCGCGCTGACGATGCCCATCCTGTACGGCGGCAGCGTCAATCGCGGGAACGCGAAGCTCCTCCTGCAGGCGCCCGACATCGACGGGCTGCTGGTGGGTGGCGCGAGCCTCGACGCGGGGAACTGGGCGGCGATCGTCACGGAGTAG